Proteins from a genomic interval of Actinoalloteichus hymeniacidonis:
- a CDS encoding alpha/beta hydrolase family protein, with protein MIRTEPNETRFTTDRRRRQAAMLPLALALVASLAVPAAATAEPAEAVSPNAEPLLTLPEPTGGHLVGSTSLHLVDESRSDYWRPEEDRELMVGLWYPAIAPTSKRAEYTSAAVSERIVAGHGVDAPGDSLTRVETHSFRDAIPRPARGGRPLVLLSPGAGLSRESLTSLAEELASRGNIVATMDHKYEAQGIEFPDGRVTGCLLCEEKTSRELGAAMAEGRSADASFVIDELTGRDPAWWAGMLIDESRIAMAGHSLGGATAYLAMATDNRIDAGVNMDGTIFTTVAGEGLDRPFMLFGGLPHDRPVDHEDYDETWAREWAHLEGWRRWIQVCNADHMGFTDIPLLAEAFDIPPTQTPQCAADEVGLPTGERSVEITRAYLSEFVDHHLAGKESDLLDAPAPDFPEVEFRG; from the coding sequence GTGATCAGAACCGAACCGAATGAGACCCGATTCACCACCGACCGCAGGCGAAGGCAGGCCGCGATGCTCCCGCTGGCCTTGGCGCTCGTCGCATCGCTGGCCGTGCCTGCCGCCGCCACCGCCGAACCGGCCGAGGCTGTTTCGCCCAACGCGGAACCTTTACTGACCCTGCCCGAGCCGACCGGCGGGCACCTCGTCGGTTCGACCAGCCTGCACCTGGTCGACGAGAGCCGATCGGACTATTGGCGTCCCGAGGAGGACCGGGAACTCATGGTCGGGCTGTGGTACCCGGCGATCGCACCGACGTCGAAGCGAGCCGAGTACACCTCTGCGGCGGTCTCGGAACGAATAGTCGCAGGCCACGGGGTCGATGCGCCTGGCGACTCGTTGACCAGGGTCGAGACCCATTCGTTCCGGGATGCGATCCCGAGGCCCGCGCGCGGCGGACGCCCGCTGGTGCTGCTGTCGCCGGGTGCCGGGCTCAGCCGCGAGTCGTTGACCTCGTTGGCCGAGGAGCTGGCCTCGCGGGGAAACATCGTCGCCACCATGGATCACAAGTACGAGGCACAGGGAATCGAGTTCCCCGACGGCCGGGTGACCGGGTGCCTGCTGTGCGAGGAGAAGACCTCCCGAGAGCTGGGTGCGGCGATGGCCGAGGGACGGTCGGCGGACGCCTCGTTCGTCATCGACGAGCTCACCGGCCGAGATCCGGCCTGGTGGGCGGGAATGCTGATCGATGAGTCGCGCATCGCCATGGCAGGCCATTCCTTGGGCGGCGCCACGGCGTATCTCGCGATGGCGACCGACAACCGGATCGATGCGGGCGTCAACATGGACGGCACGATCTTCACCACCGTCGCAGGCGAGGGCCTCGATCGTCCGTTCATGCTGTTCGGCGGGCTTCCCCACGACCGACCGGTCGACCACGAGGACTACGACGAGACCTGGGCACGTGAGTGGGCTCATCTGGAAGGCTGGCGACGCTGGATCCAGGTCTGTAACGCCGACCACATGGGTTTCACCGACATCCCGCTGCTGGCCGAGGCCTTCGACATCCCGCCGACCCAGACCCCGCAGTGCGCGGCAGACGAGGTCGGCCTGCCTACCGGAGAACGATCGGTGGAGATCACCCGCGCCTACCTGAGCGAGTTCGTCGACCATCACCTGGCAGGCAAGGAGAGTGACCTGCTA
- the argS gene encoding arginine--tRNA ligase, producing the protein MLQGDIGLELGGRIATALRTALDVSITPEEALIRPSNRAGVDYQCNVAMGLAKKLGRKPREVAEAAVSNLDAGDLVAETEIAGPGFINIVLRDDFLGSALTALLSDPRAGVPVVDEPRRFALDYSSPNVAKEMHVGHLRSSIIGEALRRLLEFIGHEVVPHNHIGDWGTPFGMLIEHLIDEGWVADGAQAHAIGDLNGFYQQARVKFDGDEDFADRARKRVVLLQGGDEQTLALWQGLVDESARHFEEVYELLGVSLRREDLYGESFYNPMLADTVAELEAKGLTEISDGAVCVFPPGFTNREGERLPLIVRKSDGGYGYPATDLATARYWAGERGATDLLYVVGTPQAQHFAMVFAVAAQAGWLTEKHRAEHVAFGSILGSDGKTIRTRAGGSVKLVELLHEAVERAGAVVAERTELDAEARASVARSVGIGAVKYADLSGDREKDYLFSWDKMLAMDGNTAVYLQYANTRSLSVLRKAGQRPSADTAVLPVEPAERELALALLRFPAAVSSAVESLAPHRICGHLYEIATAFSSFWERCPILAPGTPDEVRQSRLALAAATSQVLTLGLSLLGIAAPERL; encoded by the coding sequence GTGCTACAGGGCGATATCGGGTTGGAGCTCGGCGGTCGGATCGCGACCGCGCTGCGGACGGCACTCGACGTGTCGATCACCCCCGAGGAAGCCCTGATCCGACCGTCCAACCGAGCGGGCGTCGACTATCAGTGCAATGTGGCGATGGGCCTGGCCAAGAAGCTCGGCCGCAAACCGAGGGAGGTCGCCGAGGCGGCGGTCTCGAACCTCGACGCAGGCGACCTGGTGGCCGAGACCGAGATCGCGGGCCCCGGGTTCATCAACATCGTCCTCCGCGACGACTTCCTCGGCTCTGCGCTGACCGCGTTGCTCTCAGACCCGAGGGCGGGCGTGCCAGTGGTCGACGAACCCCGTCGATTCGCCCTGGACTACTCCAGCCCCAACGTGGCCAAGGAGATGCACGTCGGGCACCTGCGGTCCTCCATCATCGGTGAGGCGCTGCGGCGGCTGCTCGAGTTCATCGGACACGAGGTCGTCCCGCACAACCACATCGGTGACTGGGGCACCCCCTTCGGAATGCTCATCGAGCACCTGATCGACGAGGGCTGGGTGGCCGACGGGGCGCAGGCACATGCGATCGGCGACCTCAACGGCTTCTATCAGCAGGCGCGCGTCAAGTTCGACGGTGACGAGGACTTCGCAGACCGGGCCAGGAAGCGGGTCGTGCTGCTTCAGGGCGGCGACGAGCAGACCCTCGCGTTGTGGCAGGGGCTGGTCGACGAGTCGGCCCGTCACTTCGAAGAGGTCTACGAACTGCTCGGCGTCTCCCTGCGCCGCGAGGACCTCTACGGCGAGAGTTTCTACAACCCGATGCTCGCCGACACGGTCGCCGAGCTGGAGGCCAAGGGACTGACCGAGATCAGCGACGGCGCGGTGTGCGTCTTCCCACCCGGCTTCACCAATCGGGAGGGCGAACGGCTGCCCCTGATCGTCCGCAAGAGCGACGGTGGCTACGGCTATCCGGCCACCGACCTGGCGACCGCTCGTTACTGGGCGGGCGAGCGCGGCGCCACCGACCTGCTCTACGTCGTGGGCACCCCGCAGGCACAGCACTTCGCCATGGTCTTCGCCGTCGCAGCGCAGGCGGGCTGGCTGACCGAGAAGCACCGGGCCGAACACGTCGCATTCGGGTCGATCCTCGGCTCCGATGGCAAGACGATCCGCACCAGGGCGGGCGGTTCGGTCAAGCTGGTGGAACTCCTGCACGAGGCCGTCGAGCGGGCGGGCGCGGTCGTCGCGGAGCGCACCGAGCTCGATGCCGAGGCGCGCGCCTCGGTGGCCCGGTCGGTGGGCATCGGCGCCGTGAAGTACGCCGACCTCTCCGGCGACCGTGAGAAGGACTACCTGTTCTCCTGGGACAAGATGCTGGCGATGGACGGCAACACCGCCGTCTACCTTCAGTACGCCAACACGCGGAGCCTCTCGGTGCTGCGCAAGGCCGGACAGCGGCCCTCGGCGGACACCGCGGTCCTGCCCGTCGAGCCTGCGGAACGGGAGTTGGCACTGGCCTTGCTGCGCTTCCCTGCCGCGGTGTCCTCGGCGGTCGAATCGTTGGCACCGCATCGGATCTGTGGGCACCTGTACGAGATCGCCACCGCGTTCTCGTCATTCTGGGAGCGCTGCCCGATCCTGGCCCCGGGAACGCCCGACGAGGTCCGGCAATCGCGACTCGCCCTTGCGGCGGCGACCTCCCAGGTGCTGACCTTGGGACTGTCGTTGTTGGGTATTGCCGCGCCAGAACGACTCTGA
- a CDS encoding NAD(P)H-binding protein has translation MHVVIAGGHGKIALRLERLLSARGDSAIGLVRNPDHLDEVADTGAQAVLCDLEQSDISSVVDTLDRADAVVFAAGAGPGSGAARKESVDRAAAVLLADAAVRAGVRRYLLVSSMGADRADDPGIDPVFAAYLRAKKASEEELRTKDLDWIALRPGSLTDDPGTGLIELAPSVAAGAVPRDDVAAVLLELLDRPTLGGVTAELVGGRTPISTAVAGL, from the coding sequence GTGCATGTGGTGATCGCAGGTGGACACGGGAAGATCGCACTTCGGCTCGAACGGCTGTTGAGTGCGCGAGGGGACAGCGCAATCGGCTTGGTCCGCAATCCGGACCATCTAGACGAGGTAGCCGACACCGGGGCGCAGGCAGTGCTCTGCGATCTCGAGCAGTCGGACATCTCGTCCGTCGTGGACACCCTCGATCGCGCCGACGCCGTGGTGTTCGCCGCGGGCGCCGGGCCGGGAAGCGGGGCGGCGCGCAAGGAATCGGTGGACCGGGCGGCCGCAGTGCTGTTGGCCGATGCGGCGGTGCGGGCAGGGGTACGCCGATACCTGCTGGTCAGCTCGATGGGGGCGGATCGTGCAGACGATCCGGGCATCGACCCGGTGTTCGCGGCCTATCTCCGCGCGAAGAAGGCCTCGGAGGAGGAACTTCGCACCAAGGATCTCGACTGGATCGCGCTTCGGCCGGGATCGTTGACCGATGATCCCGGCACCGGCTTGATCGAGCTCGCGCCGTCGGTGGCGGCGGGCGCGGTTCCCAGGGACGATGTCGCCGCCGTGCTGTTGGAGCTGTTGGACAGGCCCACCCTCGGCGGCGTGACCGCGGAGTTGGTGGGTGGCCGGACACCGATCTCGACGGCGGTCGCGGGCTTGTAA